From a region of the Oryzias melastigma strain HK-1 linkage group LG4, ASM292280v2, whole genome shotgun sequence genome:
- the ctdspl3 gene encoding CTD small phosphatase-like protein 2-A: MKLRSQKTTTPYSGNQRRTRRCSSKETPSRSRSSVSDSPLQAEDKETSDNHSDNEVPTMRRRPLPRGRLRKRAIPVDDRESDLAFKTPLRPIQRQERVLTEMDVSSPLNSTARNIYSPIMRFLTPSKENLKCPGTANSLMMSPEQGVFGYGSIDLLSGDEDDDVFDPLTFIKNIPSQSEHSRPSLTDIPPKTRSTPEATLVVDLEETLMFSSLNVIEEADYTFYTSFQDHQYKAYLVLRPHVREFLQAMAKIYELFVYTCAKKEYAEKILEIFDPQKKLFRHRLYQDDCACVLGHYIKDLSILGRDLTKTVVLDNAPHTYPYHLMNTIPIKSWSGEAEDRELLKLIPYMEKLVAADNFQEVLKKRKDHFHRLLSED, encoded by the exons atgaaacttagaTCTCAGAAAACAACAACGCCTTATTCTGGGAACCAAAGGAGAACTCGGCGGTGTTCTAGCAAAGAAACGCCGAGTCGAAGCCGTTCTTCGGTGTCCGACAGTCCGCTTCAAGCCGAG GATAAAGAGACCTCGGATAACCACTCCGACAATGAGGTTCCTACGATGAGGAGGCGACCGCTGCCCCGCGGCCGACTGAGGAAGAGGGCAATTCCTGTTGATGACAGAGAATCAG ATTTGGCCTTCAAAACCCCACTGAGGCCCATACAGCGCCAAGAACGCGTTCTGACAGAGATGGATGTGTCGTCTCCTCTGAACTCGACGGCCAGAAACATTTACTCCCCCATCATGCGCTTCCTGACACCCAGTAAAGAAA ATTTAAAGTGTCCCGGAACTGCAAACAGTTTAATGATGAGCCCAGAACAAGGAGTGTTTGGTTACGGATCTATTGACCTTCTGTCAGGAGACGAGGACGATGATGTCTTTGATCC gtTAACCTTCATCAAGAACATTCCCTCCCAGTCTGAACATTCCCGGCCCAGTCTCACAGACATTCCTCCAAAGACCAGGAGCACTCCAGAGGCCACGCTGGTGGTGGATCTG GAGGAGACTCTGATGTTCAGCTCTCTTAATGTGATAGAAGAAGCAGATTACACCTTCTACACGTCCTTCCAGGACCATCAGTACAAG GCGTATTTGGTTTTGCGACCACATGTCAGAGAGTTTTTACAAGCCATGGCCAAAATTTATGAG CTGTTTGTATATACTTGTGCTAAAAAAGAATACGCTGAGAAGATCCTGGAGATCTTTGATCCTCAGAAGAAGCTCTTCCG ACACCGTCTGTATCAGGACGATTGCGCCTGCGTTCTCGGACACTACATCAAAGACCTGAGCATTCTGGGAAGAGACCTCACAAAGACGGTGGTTCTGGACAATGCTCCCCACACTTACCCTTACCat CTTATGAACACGATACCCATAAAGAGCTGGTCTGGAGAGGCTGaagacagagagctgctgaaGCTCATCCCGTACATGGAGAAGCTGGTGGCAGCT GATAACTTCCAGGAGGTACTAAAGAAAAGGAAGGATCACTTCCACAGGCTGCTGTCAGAAGACTGA